The Salvelinus fontinalis isolate EN_2023a chromosome 36, ASM2944872v1, whole genome shotgun sequence genome window below encodes:
- the LOC129835090 gene encoding mitogen-activated protein kinase kinase kinase kinase 2-like isoform X4 has product MDTTIGVSFLDPLNDYELIRRIGSGTYGDVFKARNIKSSAMAAIKIVKLDPGDDITSIQQEITMMKECKHKNIVAYFGSYHRNTKLWICMEYCGGGSLQDIYHVTGPLKEKQIAYICRETLQGLYHLHETSKMHRDIKGANILITKRGDVKLADFGVAAEISASVAKRKSFIGTPYWMAPEVAAVEKKGGYNHLCDIWAVGITAIELAELQPPMFDLHPMRALMLMSKSSFQPPRLKDKTKWSAGFQSFVKMSLIKNPRKRPSSETLLQHPFVTQLLTRNLIIELLDMANNPDLHSTHGMDDNDLENVEAAPDKIQSAGKHLPVERTLSEEQFDQMKFGPPLRKVTEPYPDMQSSYEDDWDLSEDETESPSLLECVEEALQLRSLTIKRVPSTDGGKGGRKSGLFSPSTASLPAIGSFCPTLEDKDLALRPSSTLGPDSTPSNSMSVLARCSATQDISRQWCSDPSVAEGSAVQAEKKTGGVASPSRETSLSPEWSTLRRKTEDSRADCHGLPPTPQVHMGACFSKVFNGCPLKIHCAVTWILPKTRDQYLILGAEEGVYTLNLNELHEDTLEKLLPQRCAWLYVMNNVLMSVSGKSSQLYSHSLMSLFEQRGHKQQKQSLSLSTNRLTERINPSRKYAVTVKIPDTKSCRRCSVARNPYTDSTFLCGAVPSGLVLLLWYDPMQKFMQLKHIDIRLPDPLPIFELLVLVTDEFPQLCVGVRDCTAEKGKPPNNQQLKFDIVELNGTPNSSPESMPVGAGPGAVQATQLDRDTVLIALEKTVKIVTLQGLPSKELAFELVFDFPIETLICLQDSVLAFWKHGLKGRSLHTNEVTQEITDESRVFRVLGTNRDIVLQSTPTEDPSAMSNLYILTGHESSY; this is encoded by the exons ATGGATACTACTATTGGAGTCTCGTTTTTGGACCCGTTGAATGATTACGAGTTAATTCGTCGTATTGGGAGTGGCACGTACGGAGATGTGTTCAAG GCTCGCAACATCAAGAGTTCCGCAATGGCAGCCATCAAAATAGTTAAACTGGATCCTG GTGATGACATCACATCCATCCAGCAGGAGATCACTATGATGAAGGAATGCAAGCACAAGAACATTGTGGCCTATTTCGGCAGCTATCACAG AAACACTAAATTGTGGATATGTATGGAGTactgtggaggggggtcgttacAAGACATTTACCACG TGACTGGGCCCTTAAAGGAGAAGCAGATAGCCTACATCTGCAGAGAAACCCTCCAG GGCTTGTACCACCTGCACGAAACAAGCAAAATGCATAGAGACATAAAG GGAGCAAATATTCTTATCACAAAACGAGGAGATGTCAAACTGG CCGATTTTGGAGTTGCTGCAGAGATCAGTGCTTCTGTAGCCAAGAGGAAGTCTTTTATAGGAACTCCCTACTG GATGGCACCGGAGGTGGCAGCAGTGGAGAAAAAGGGTGGGTACAACCATCTGTGTGACATCTGGGCGGTGGGCATCACGGCCATTGAGCTGGCAGAGCTCCAGCCACCCATGTTTGACCTCCACCCTATGAG AGCCTTGATGTTAATGTCGAAGAGCAGCTTCCAGCCACCCAGGCTCAAGGACAAGACCAAGTG gtctGCGGGGTTCCAGAGCTTTGTGAAGATGTCCCTCATTAAGAACCCCAGGAAGAGACCGTCGTCTGAGACCTTACTGCAG CATCCGTTTGTGACCCAGCTACTGACTCGTAACCTGATCATTGAGCTGCTGGACATGGCCAACAACCCGGACCTCCACTCCACACACGGCATGGATGATAACGACCTGGAG aATGTAGAAGCTGCTCCTGATAAGATCCAGTCTGCAGGGAAACACCTGCCTGTGGAGAGGACTCTGTCTGAAGAGCAGT TTGACCAAATGAAGTTTGGGCCACCGTTGAGGAAAGTCACAGAGCCTTATCCTGATATG CAAAGCTCGTATGAAGACGATTGGGACCTCTCAGAAGATGAAACTGAATCACC GAGCCTGTTAGAATGTGTGGAAGAGGCTTTGCAGCTGAG GAGCTTAACCATCAAAAGAGTGCCATCTACTGAC gGGGGTAAAGGTGGGAGGAAGAGTGGGTTATTCAGCCCTTCCACAGCCTCCCTGCCTGCCATCGGCTCCTTCTGTCCCACCCTGGAGGACAAGGACCTCGCCCTCCGCCCCAGCTCCACCCTGGGGCCCGACTCCACACCCAGCAACTCCATGTCAG TCTTGGCCAGGTGTTCTGCTACCCAGGACATCAGCAGACAGTGGTGCAGTGACCCCAGTGTTGCTGAGGGGAGCGCCGTGCAGGCGGAGAAGAAGACCGGGGGAGTGGCCTCTCCGAGCAgggaaacctctctctctccagagtggAGCACActgaggagaaagacagaggactCT AGAGCTGATTGTCATGGACTCCCTCCTACCCCTCAAGTCCAT ATGGGTGCCTGTTTCTCCAAAGTCTTCAATGGTTGTCCTCTGAAGATCCACTGTGCTGTGACCTGGATCCTCCCTAAAACCAGAG ATCAGTACCTTATTCTGGGTGCAGAGGAGGGTGTATATACTCTCAACCTCAACGAGCTCCACGAGGACACTCTGGAGAAG TTGCTCCCACAGAGATGTGCCTGGCTGTATGTCATGAACAACGTTTTGATGTCCGTATCAG GGAAGTCTTCCCAGCTGTACTCCCACAGTCTGATGTCTCTGTTTGAACAGAGAGGTCACAAGCAGCAGAAACAGAGTCTGTCCCTCAGTACCAACCGCCTCACTGAGAGGATCAACCCCAg CAGGAAATATGCTGTAACTGTGAAGATACCAGACACTAAAAGCTGTCGAAGATGCAGTGTGG cAAGGAACCCATACACAGACAGCACGTTCCTGTGTGGGGCTGTACCGTCAGGTCTAGTTCTACTCTTGTGGTATGACCCCATGCAGAAATTTATGCAGCTCAAG cATATAGACATACGTCTACCAGATCCGCTCCCTATCTTTGAGCTACTGGTGTTAGTGACAGATGAGTTTCCACAGTTGTGTGTTGGTGTGAGAGACTGCACTGCAGAGAAAGGGAAACCGCCAAACAACCAGCAACTGAAGTTTGATATCGTAGAGTTGAACGGCACACCAAACTCTTCACCAG AGAGTATGCCTGTCGGAGCCGGACCTGGAGCCGTGCAGGCGACACAGCTGGACAGAGACACGGTTCTCATTGCACTGGAGA AGACTGTGAAGATTGTCACCCTACAAGGGCTTCCTTCCAAGGAGCTGGCTTTTGAACTGGTCTTTGACTTCCCCATTGAAACACTAA TTTGTTTACAGGACAGTGTTCTGGCTTTCTGGAAGCATGGTCTTAAAGGGAGGAGTCTTCACACAAATGAG GTCACGCAGGAGATTACAGACGAAAGCAGAGTATTCCGGGTCTTGGGGACGAACAG GGATATTGTCCTTCAGAGTACCCCCACAGAGGACCCATCAGCAATGAGCAACCTCTATATCCTGACTGGCCATGAAAGCAGCTACtaa